ctgcctgcagggaggtggcaagggggctgccccggccccagccTGGTTCTGCTCCCGAGAGGCTTTTtctggggctgcctgcctggtgTGTGCCCCCAACGCCTCCCTCCACTGGATTCTTGCCCCCAGCAATGGCTGATGAGCTCAGTGACCTCCTGCGGGAGTTTGACGAGGTGATGGAGGACTTTGACAGAGGCACTGCATGTCAATACGAGCAGCACTTGGaggagctgaagaagaaagCGGGACACAGTGTGTACGACAGCGGCATTGATGAGCTGGAGAGTGAGTTGGGGCTGGGGAATGAGGAGCCCTTTGGGAGGACAGTGTCCGTGCGGATGGAGTTGCTTTGGGAGCTCTGGCATTCCTCCATGGTAAACCACTGAGTTTCTAGCTGATCCGGCCTTGCAGTTGCCCACCTGACTCATCTCTTGCGGGCTGGATGGGTAGCATGAGGTGATGACCCCTGGATCCTGGCCCAGCATGTGCAGGGGCTCCTGCTGGgttggctgctgcagggctgcacaaGGCTTGAGATAACTGGGGGCTCAAAGGGAGccacctgctgcagggctgcataAGGCTTGAGATAACTGGGGGCTCAAAGGGAGCCACTTCGCTCTAACCCCGAGGAGTCCCCATGGCCATGCCCAGGCAACCCCGGTGCTGTTTGGCCTGGCAGAGAAGCTCTGGTTCCCTTTTTCCAAGCATTCCTTGCAGCAGGGGAAGAACAGATGGGCTGGCCAAGAGCCAGGGTGGATCAGGGACCCTATGCCACCCACATGATGGGTCCCTGGTTCTATAACTTGTTTATAAGGTGCCTGTGGCTGTGGGCAGTGAGTAATGCTTTGCATGCGCAGGTACCAGCACGTCCCCGAGAAGCAGTCTCAACTCCAGCGAGGAGGACCTCAACACCCCTGCCAATGCTTGCTCCTCCAAAGgtgaggctgagagagctgtccccagggctgcttcCCGGGGCTTCCTTCTGCATGCCTGGCTCGG
The genomic region above belongs to Falco peregrinus isolate bFalPer1 chromosome 13, bFalPer1.pri, whole genome shotgun sequence and contains:
- the LOC101923921 gene encoding regulator of cell cycle RGCC — encoded protein: MADELSDLLREFDEVMEDFDRGTACQYEQHLEELKKKAGHSVYDSGIDELESTSTSPRSSLNSSEEDLNTPANACSSKAKLGDTQELEEFIADLDKVLEEM